The sequence GTGTATATGGAGTGCAATAAAAAGCAGTTGCCTCTTCACGGCTCCTGTGTGAATGGCTAGCTGCACTAGTCAGCGACTGTTACGCCTCCAGAGTCCTGCTTCTTAGCCGATGCATATCTCTGTAAATCTTGAGCATCACTGTATGTTAGATGGTGTCGTGAAACAGTTGTAATTAGGTCCTGTCAAGTAGGTGTTACCCCTCTTGTTTGCCTTCCCTGATTGCTCGCACACCCTTTATCTGCAGAGCTGCGAGTGGATGTGGATCAGCCAGCCCACCCACTGCCCCGGGAGGGCAGCTCTTCCGAGTACTCCAGCTCTTCTTCCAGCCCCATGGGGATCCAGACAAGGGAAGAGAGCTCAGACAGCGCCGAGGAGAATGAGAGACGTAAGCAGAAACAACCAAAGAGGGTGCCTGTGTTGCCCAGCTTTGTCTGGGGAAGCAGTTGTATTTATAGATGTTTCTGTCCCTAGGTTTAGAGATTCACTTAGACGGTTCGGAAAAGGAAAAGCCGGTGATGTTACTGAATCATTTCACTTCGAGCTCTGCCAGACCCACGGCTCAGGTCTTACCAGTGCAAAACGATGCAGGCTCCAATCCGTCCGGCCACCACGCTCTGCCAATGCAAATGATGTCAGCGGCCTCTACTCATATCACCCCCATTCGGATGCTAAATTCAGTGCATAAATCAGACCGTGGCAATGCAGACATGAAGCTACTTTCATCGTCTATGCATTCACTTTTATctttagaagaaagaaataaagtttcTCCTGGACCTAGGGGCagcataaaaatggaaaagagctTTGGAAATACGGTGGTGGATGTAATGTCTGCATCTTCTCCCCACCAGCCCTTGCAAGTGCTGTCAGGGGCTGCTGAGAACAGCTCACCCACATCTACTATTAACTTTGGTCCTCGAACCAAAGTCGTACATGCTTCGACTCTGGACAGAGTGATAAAAACAGCTCAGCAGCCAGGATTAATAGTAGAAACGAGTACTGCTGCCACTGTAACATCCAGCACAGTCTTCCACGTGGCTCGTCCACCCATCAAACTCCTGGTGTCTTCGTCTCTTCCTGCTGATTCTGCCATTGCCGGACAGACTTCCTGCTCCAGTAATATGCAAATAACGGTGTCCCCTGCAATAATAAATCCCCGGACTGCTCTGTACACAGCCAACACCAAAGTTGCCTTTTCTGCAATGAGCAGCGTGCCAGTGGCGCCAATGCAAGGCAGCTTCTGCGCAAACAGTAATGcggcctcctccagcagccacccCTCCACATCATTTGCAACCATGGCGAATTTGCCCAGCTGCCCCgcacccagctccagccccacacTCTCATCTGTTGCTGAGAACAActtctacagcagcagcagcagcagcagcagtagcagcagcagcagcagcagcggctcCGCAGGGAGCATCCCAGTACCAAACCAGAAccatcaccaccatcaccaccagcagcagcagccgcccggGTGCATGGTGTGCAGCTCCTGCGGGTGTAGCGGGAACTGTGGGTCGAGTGGTATGACCGTCAGCTACGCTAACTATTTTCAGCACCCGTTTTCAGGACCTTCGAtgtttacttttccatttctgccCTTCAACCCTTTGTGTAGTAACGGCTACATCAACACGCAGCAGTACAACAGCAGCACGACTTTCCCCGTGGTCCACACCGCCTACAACAGCGGTATAGCACCGGACTCCGTAATGACTGGGCAGTCGACGTTTGCGGTACCGCCAATGCAGAACTTTATGGCGGGGACAGCAGGGGTGTATCAGGCACAGGGAATGATGGGAAACAGCAATGGTTCAAGTCACAAAAAAAATGGGAATCTCTCCTGTTACAACTGTGGGGCCAGTGGTCACAGAGCTCAGGACTGCAAACAGCCTCCCATGGATTTCAATCGACAAGGTAAAAGCAGGTGGAGGGACTGACGCGGGACGTGGCTTACGCGCAGAGCGTTGCGTTTAGCCAAGGGGAATGGCTGCGTACCCGAGGGCAGGAAGGGGGTCTGAGGGCAGGCAGCGCCGTGTCTTTTCATTTCTGACGCGCGTCAAAAAATCCTGTTCTTGAAAGCTGGTGGTTTTGAGCTATATTGGCAAAAGCCGAAACTTACTTTTGTGCAGACCCAACGCCGAGGACAGGGCCCAAGTAAGGCCCTGGGTCAGACCCGGGTGCTCTGCGGGGCTTGGGCTGGTTTCTGGGAAGGGGAGAAGCACACgctgcgggagggagggagcttcTGGGGGCAGATTACAGAGGAATTGTTGTTGCTGCTTACACCTCGTCATCCAGGTCATCTTTGTTTATAATTTCAAGTTCCTGGGGAAGCTTACAAACTGAACATCTCtgttccccctttcccttcctccccaaaataGTAACATAAATGAAGAATTACTGTTCAAATGCTCTTGAAGGTCCTGTGTTTGCTGCTATAATTATTTTGTAGGGCATGTCGTTTACATGGTTACAGCACGGCCTCCTCCAGGAGAGAGCTGAAATCCTTATTTCCGGGCGGGAAACAACTAAGAGAGAAATGTTACTTTACCAAGAGCGCTTTCTagtcccatttttctttttttattttgattgacGTATTGTGTTGAGATAATTTGCATGTGGTGTAGGCTTAAAAATTTAAATACGAACTTTTGACTGGAGCGAACAGCAAGGAGGTCTTACATTTTACATTGTGTCTTGTCTATAGCCTTTGTCTGCATTCATTTTTATACGGTGCAGACAGGGTCTCAAGTATTTGACCACTATAAATTCACAAGTGACTGGTTTTGAGGCAGCAATTTACAGCAGTGCTAAAACCTAACTAATTGGTGGCGTTTCTGTGGCTAAGTGTTTTGATAGTGGCCAATGGGGAAGAAGTGACGCTGCCTCGTCAGTCCTGATTCGGACAGAAACGTAGTCTGCTGTCTTTTTAAGCTGAATTTCATTGCATTAATTGAATTTCCATTTAAACTATCCCAAACGAATTTTTGCCAGCCCTAAAGCTACGTCTAAGCCGGTGACTTTCACTGTGTAAAACTGTGCTTCGATTTTCATTTCTGCCAGCTGCAGACACGTGCCTGTCAGCCTCTTCTGCGGCTTCACCGCGGCGCTGCAAGCTGGTGGTACGCTGTAATACTGCGTTACATGTCTAAGAAGCAGCAGGCTGTTCTGGAAAGTTCTGAGATGTAACGGGTGTGAGAAGGTTAATGTTGTTtaattcttctgtttcctctccccCAGGTACATTTAGGCTGAAATACGCTCCTCCCTCTGAAAGTCTTGACTCCACAGACTGATACTTTATCATCTGGCAAGAAAAATACTGTAAGCCATGGAGATACAAGGAGATTGAAATACAAAACTGAGACGTCCAGTTGCTGTTAagcttaatgtattttttaatccaAAGGTGCTTTACTTTATTAGACTAGGTAGAAAATCTAGCTTAGGGGTGCATCAAACCCATTTTTGATTGCCAAATTCAAGCTTGGATCTTGTTGTTGGAACTTCTGACTACGTGTCATAGGACCGATGCGTACTGGATGGATGGTGGAGCTGGccagctgcattttctgttgCAAGTACAACATCGATGTACTTTTTTTGCTGGAGAACGTTGCCATATGTGGACTTCCTAAGGTGAAACGTCTAACTCCAGGGCAGCTACATTCTGAAGTGGAAGCTGGAGGCTGAAGGTAGGAGTGGCCGTTTGCCAGAAGGACTTTGGCACCCCTGGGCTAGGTAAAATGTCTACTTTTTTTCAAAAGTGATCAGGCACTAATCTCTGGGATTTTTAAGGATTGCACTACAGAAGAATGTAAAACTCTTCAAGCTTTCTGCACTTTTAGCAGACAGTGTCACTCTGAGACCAGTGCAAGAGGCAAAGAagttccaatttttaaaaattggcacCAGCAGGCTATGTGACTTAACTACACAATAAAAATCTTAAGTAagtctctcctttcccttccaaaAGAACACACACGGCAGTTTCGGTTCCTTCTGGAAACAAACTTGTGCTTCATTGTCTCACTTATTACTAGATAGTGCTGGGTTCCCAGCAGCGGAATAAACTTAGTTTCCAAGGGTCCAAGTCCCAGAGACTCCAGAGTCATAAAGGCTTCAAGGATATTTTCCTGTAATACACAAAACAACCTTTACGTCCTGTTACTGTATATAGGTCTCTTTCACAGAAACCTTATTATTCTGCTTTTGTAAATGAATTTTAAACCATCCTAAAAAAAAGAACTCTGGCAGCAGAGTTTGTaagcttttgctttactttatataaaaaaaaaacctttgactCCTACCCCAAGGCTTTTGCTACAGGATTCAGAAGTGGTAGAAGTCAAACATGTAAAAGGTAGTAAACTTCATTATTATCAAGACTTTGAAGGATTTATTGTCAGCCTCCTTCGTTGCAATAGATTGTAGATGACTAGCTTTGGTGTTAACTACTTAGCGTACATAATTTGTGGGTGACAAATCTAAATTAGGACTTGAGAGGAAGCCAAACAAATCTTGAACTGCTAATTTGGAACAGTTTGGTCCTGTCTGGTTGAAAGAAGATACTAATCCTCATGGCTCACCCGAGGAATTTGACAGCATTAAATGGGTGAGGccttc comes from Aptenodytes patagonicus chromosome 11, bAptPat1.pri.cur, whole genome shotgun sequence and encodes:
- the ZCCHC14 gene encoding zinc finger CCHC domain-containing protein 14; the encoded protein is MVEKRCPRLQRDGVYRWFSELPSPQRVEFLCGLLDLCIPLELRFLGACLEDLARKDYHSLRDSEIKANNPADLGSLTNLTDEVVRSKLLVSLALLGSAHREAAGVLFRTLTHIDSVINNYGLQLNEGRTGDEFLLLFTMASNHPAFSFHQKQVLRQELTQIQNIMASTSKNPSTSTLNTMATYPGCHKVTPRSETPINSVSNSLENVLHTSTHSIEESLPKRPSGKHSKVSVEKVELKGLAHKKNERNVEYSFEVLWSDSSVTLVTKSSAEVTEFISKLSQLYPEENLEKFIPCLAGPDSFYLERNHMDLESDLRYLAPLPSHVVKNDHVRKFFSTSSPSQQLQSSNPGNPSLYKVGTTLGTSGRPICGVAGIQSSQNHVQHSAAAPVALPHCSHAGGTGSSLAYRTQMDTSSSPMLMSSSPQTPQTQEQNGILDWLRKLRLHKYYPVFKQLTMEKFLSLTEEDLNKFESLTMGAKKKLKTQLELEKEKSEKRCLNPTTPSSVTSSGVARVPPTTHVGPIQSIRGNHAAELRVDVDQPAHPLPREGSSSEYSSSSSSPMGIQTREESSDSAEENERRLEIHLDGSEKEKPVMLLNHFTSSSARPTAQVLPVQNDAGSNPSGHHALPMQMMSAASTHITPIRMLNSVHKSDRGNADMKLLSSSMHSLLSLEERNKVSPGPRGSIKMEKSFGNTVVDVMSASSPHQPLQVLSGAAENSSPTSTINFGPRTKVVHASTLDRVIKTAQQPGLIVETSTAATVTSSTVFHVARPPIKLLVSSSLPADSAIAGQTSCSSNMQITVSPAIINPRTALYTANTKVAFSAMSSVPVAPMQGSFCANSNAASSSSHPSTSFATMANLPSCPAPSSSPTLSSVAENNFYSSSSSSSSSSSSSSSGSAGSIPVPNQNHHHHHHQQQQPPGCMVCSSCGCSGNCGSSGMTVSYANYFQHPFSGPSMFTFPFLPFNPLCSNGYINTQQYNSSTTFPVVHTAYNSGIAPDSVMTGQSTFAVPPMQNFMAGTAGVYQAQGMMGNSNGSSHKKNGNLSCYNCGASGHRAQDCKQPPMDFNRQGTFRLKYAPPSESLDSTD